A window from Streptomyces sp. NBC_00335 encodes these proteins:
- a CDS encoding zinc-binding dehydrogenase: MVRAAILPAVGAPLEIRDIVLPEPGPGQVRVRLAAAGVCHSDISLTNGTMKVPVPAVLGHEGAGTVLAVGEGVTHVAPGDGVVLNWAPSCGHCHHCSIGEVWLCANALVGMGAVYAHDALGAELHPGLNVAAFAEETVVAANCVLPAPAGIPLAEAALLGCAVLTGYGAVHHSAQVRPGESVAVFGVGGVGLVALQAARIAMAGPIVAVDVSPDKEELARAAGATEFLLASENTAKDIRALTGGHGVDVAIECVGRAASIRGAWASTRRGGRTTVVGIGGKDQQVTFHALEIFHFARTLTGCVYGNSDPARDLPVIAAHVRAGRLDLEALVTDRITLDGIPAAFDAMLAGKGGRSLVVF, encoded by the coding sequence ATGGTTCGCGCCGCCATCCTGCCCGCCGTCGGAGCCCCCCTGGAGATACGGGACATCGTGCTGCCCGAGCCCGGCCCCGGCCAGGTCCGGGTGCGGCTCGCCGCCGCCGGGGTCTGCCACTCCGACATCTCTCTCACCAACGGCACCATGAAGGTGCCCGTACCCGCCGTCCTCGGCCACGAGGGCGCGGGCACGGTCCTCGCCGTCGGCGAAGGGGTCACCCATGTCGCTCCCGGCGACGGGGTGGTGCTCAACTGGGCCCCGTCCTGCGGGCACTGCCACCACTGCTCGATCGGCGAGGTCTGGCTCTGCGCCAACGCGCTCGTCGGAATGGGAGCGGTGTACGCCCACGACGCCCTGGGCGCCGAGCTGCACCCCGGGCTGAACGTGGCCGCCTTCGCCGAGGAGACGGTCGTGGCGGCCAACTGCGTCCTGCCCGCCCCCGCGGGGATCCCGCTCGCCGAGGCCGCACTGCTCGGCTGCGCGGTCCTCACCGGCTACGGAGCCGTCCACCACAGCGCCCAGGTCCGCCCCGGCGAGTCGGTGGCCGTCTTCGGAGTCGGCGGCGTGGGTCTGGTCGCCCTCCAGGCGGCCCGCATCGCGATGGCCGGCCCGATCGTGGCCGTGGACGTCTCCCCGGACAAGGAGGAACTGGCCCGGGCGGCCGGGGCCACGGAGTTCCTGCTCGCCTCCGAGAACACCGCCAAGGACATCCGCGCCCTCACCGGCGGCCACGGCGTGGACGTGGCCATCGAGTGCGTCGGCCGGGCCGCGAGCATCCGGGGCGCCTGGGCATCCACCCGGCGCGGCGGCCGCACGACGGTCGTCGGTATCGGCGGCAAGGACCAGCAGGTCACCTTCCACGCCCTGGAGATCTTCCACTTCGCCCGCACCCTCACCGGCTGCGTCTACGGCAACAGCGACCCCGCCCGCGACCTCCCGGTGATCGCCGCACACGTCCGCGCGGGCCGCCTCGACCTCGAAGCCCTGGTCACCGACCGGATCACCCTCGACGGCATCCCGGCGGCCTTCGACGCGATGCTGGCGGGCAAGGGCGGCCGCTCGCTGGTGGTGTTCTAG
- a CDS encoding TetR/AcrR family transcriptional regulator has translation MARPRKPLLSRSLIVEAAGALVDGEGLEAVSTRRLAAALGVSGPSLYNHFRTKDEILDAVADAVSARVDLSMFEAGDGREWQVALRDWAHSYRAALSDHPNIVPVLARGPGRRPAGLRVADAVYGAMTAAGWPPAQATRIGALMRYFILGSAVGSFARGFVDDEAAYDPSDYPHLGQAHLLAERQQEVDEGAFETGLAALLDGLALQYAALRETGLTPPDAA, from the coding sequence ATGGCCAGACCGCGCAAGCCCCTTCTCAGCAGATCGCTCATCGTCGAGGCGGCGGGTGCGCTGGTGGACGGCGAGGGACTGGAGGCCGTCTCGACGCGGCGACTGGCGGCGGCGCTGGGGGTCAGCGGGCCTTCGCTGTACAACCACTTCCGCACGAAGGACGAGATCCTGGACGCGGTCGCGGACGCGGTGAGCGCACGGGTCGACCTGTCGATGTTCGAGGCGGGGGACGGCCGGGAGTGGCAGGTCGCGCTGCGCGACTGGGCACACTCCTACCGGGCCGCCCTGTCCGACCATCCGAACATCGTGCCGGTACTGGCGCGCGGACCGGGCCGCAGGCCGGCCGGTCTGCGGGTCGCGGACGCCGTCTACGGCGCGATGACGGCGGCCGGCTGGCCGCCGGCGCAGGCGACCCGGATCGGGGCGCTGATGCGGTACTTCATCCTCGGCTCGGCCGTGGGTTCCTTCGCCCGGGGTTTCGTCGACGACGAGGCGGCATACGACCCGTCGGACTACCCGCACCTGGGCCAGGCCCACCTGCTGGCGGAGCGCCAGCAGGAGGTGGACGAGGGCGCCTTCGAGACGGGCCTGGCGGCGCTGCTGGACGGCCTGGCCCTCCAGTACGCGGCACTGCGGGAGACGGGCCTGACGCCGCCTGACGCCGCCTGA
- a CDS encoding aldehyde dehydrogenase family protein, with protein sequence MKAHDGMYIGGEWRDALGQGRIEVLNPADERLIASVPAGTAEDVDAAVRAARAAFPAWAATAPAERAALIGALRDVLVARKSEMAETITAELGSPLGFSEMVHVGAPIAVASSYAELGASYAFEERIGNSTVLLEPVGVVGAITPWNYPLHQIVAKVAPALAAGCTIVLKPAEDTPLTAQLFAEAVHEAGIPAGVFNLVTGTGLVAGQALAAHEEVDLVSFTGSTAVGKQIGATAGAAVKRVALELGGKSANVILPGANLAKAVASGVGHVMNNSGQSCNALTRMLVHRDDYEEAVSLAAAAAAKYASGDPLDPGTRLGPVVSAKQRDRVRDFITQGVEEGARLVAGGPEAPHEQGYFIAPTVFADVTPDMTIAQEEIFGPVLSILPYGDQDEALAIANGTDYGLGGAVWAADEETAVAFARLMDTGQVDINGGRFNPLAPFGGYKKSGVGRELGPHGLAEFLQTKSLQF encoded by the coding sequence ATGAAGGCCCACGACGGGATGTACATCGGCGGCGAGTGGCGGGACGCCCTCGGCCAAGGCCGCATCGAGGTCCTCAACCCGGCCGACGAGCGGCTCATCGCCTCGGTTCCGGCCGGTACGGCCGAGGACGTGGACGCGGCCGTACGCGCGGCCCGCGCGGCCTTCCCGGCCTGGGCGGCCACCGCTCCGGCCGAGCGGGCCGCCCTCATCGGGGCCCTGCGCGACGTCCTGGTCGCCCGCAAGTCGGAGATGGCCGAGACGATCACCGCCGAGCTGGGCTCGCCGCTGGGGTTCTCGGAGATGGTCCACGTCGGGGCGCCGATCGCCGTGGCCTCCTCCTACGCCGAGCTCGGGGCCTCGTACGCCTTCGAGGAGCGGATCGGGAACTCGACCGTGCTGCTGGAGCCGGTCGGCGTCGTCGGGGCGATCACCCCCTGGAACTACCCGCTGCACCAGATCGTTGCCAAGGTGGCACCCGCTCTCGCCGCAGGCTGCACCATCGTCCTCAAGCCCGCCGAGGACACCCCGCTGACCGCACAGCTCTTCGCCGAAGCCGTGCACGAGGCGGGGATCCCGGCCGGGGTCTTCAACCTGGTGACCGGCACCGGCCTGGTCGCCGGCCAGGCCCTGGCCGCGCACGAGGAAGTCGACCTCGTCTCCTTCACCGGTTCCACCGCCGTCGGCAAGCAGATCGGCGCCACCGCCGGCGCCGCCGTCAAGCGGGTCGCCCTGGAACTGGGCGGCAAATCGGCCAACGTCATCCTGCCCGGCGCCAACCTCGCCAAGGCCGTCGCCTCGGGCGTGGGCCACGTCATGAACAACTCCGGCCAGAGCTGCAACGCGCTCACCCGCATGCTCGTCCACCGGGACGACTACGAGGAGGCGGTCTCCCTCGCGGCCGCCGCCGCGGCCAAGTACGCCTCCGGCGACCCCCTCGACCCGGGCACCCGCCTCGGACCGGTCGTCAGCGCCAAGCAGCGCGACCGCGTCCGCGACTTCATCACCCAGGGCGTGGAGGAGGGCGCGCGCCTCGTCGCGGGCGGGCCCGAGGCGCCGCACGAGCAGGGGTACTTCATCGCCCCGACCGTGTTCGCCGACGTCACGCCCGACATGACCATCGCCCAGGAGGAGATCTTCGGCCCGGTGCTGTCGATCCTCCCCTACGGAGACCAGGACGAGGCCCTGGCCATCGCGAACGGCACCGACTACGGGCTGGGCGGGGCGGTCTGGGCGGCGGACGAGGAGACGGCCGTCGCCTTCGCACGCCTGATGGACACCGGCCAGGTGGACATCAACGGCGGCCGCTTCAACCCGCTCGCGCCCTTCGGCGGGTACAAGAAGTCGGGCGTGGGCCGCGAGCTGGGCCCGCACGGCCTCGCCGAGTTCCTGCAGACCAAGTCCCTGCAGTTCTAG